The Lichenihabitans psoromatis genomic interval ATGGCGTCGATCCGCTCGCGGAACAGCCGCGCCATGGCGTCGGGCTGATCGAGCGGGCGGCTGGTGCCGACAGCGATACGCTTCACCACGCCATCGACCCGGAACAAGGTGGCGACCAGACCGCGCGCGCCCTTCTGATGGCGTTCGAGCAAGCCGCAGAGGTGACCCGACAGGGCCAGCAGCGTTCCCTCGATGGCCTCGCGTTGTGCGATCGGGCTGGCGAACACCTGTTCGACCACGAAGGCGGGCGGGTCGAAGCGGGGCGAGATGGGGTTTTTCAGTTGACCCATCACGGCGTCGAGCCGTTCGAACAGCCTGTTGCCGAACCGGGCCGCGAGCGGCGCGCGGGGGCGCCAGACAAGATCGCCGACCCGGCGCAAACCGGCCTGTGCGAGCGACTGGATCGTCGCTTGCTCGAGCCGGAGGGCCGCGAGCGGCAAGGCCGCCATCTGTTTGGCGAAGTCCTTGCCGGTCGAGACCGGCGCGATCTTGACCGTGCCGAAGCGCGCCAAAGCCCAGGCGGCCTCGGGCGTTTCCGCAATGGCGGCCTGCGCCGTGAAGCCTTGAGCCGCAAGGCCACTTTCGAGCAGCCGGACAAGCGCCTCCGGGCCGCCGAAGAGATGCGCGGCCCCGCCGATATCGAGCACTAGACCGTCCGCTCCATCGAGCGCCACCAGGGGGGTGAACCGGCCGCACCATGCGCCGATGGCGTCGAGCGTCGCCGCCTCGCTTCTTGGATCGGCATCCGCGACCGCCAAGCCGGGATGAATGGCCCGCGCATCCGCCAGCGTCATGCCGGATTTGACCGCATGGGCGGCCGCGACCGCATCGACCGCAACGACCCGTTGCGCGCCCTTGATCTTGGCGAGCGTGACGAGGCCGGGCTGTGCCGGCGCGTCACCGCTTCGCCCGCCGTTGCGCTTGAGGCCGGGGCCGAGCCGCTTCAGGCGATCGGTCGGCAGATGAGAAAGCCACACCGAGAGATAGGTCGTGGTCATGAAAGCACCTCTGCTCGGGAGTCCAGACAAGGGGATGAATGCGGCTCGTGTCGAAGTCGGTCGCGGCGTTGCGGAGCTTGTCGAGCCGAACCCCGAAGACAGCTTGGCCGGGGATTGGCATGCGGCCCCCAGCCGAGGCGAGATGCGGGCTGGGATGCGCCGCGACCGCGAACCGCGTTTCGCTGCCGCTCGACAGGGTGGCGGCGCCGGGAAGTCCGGCATGCAGCAGCAGCCCGGTTCCGCCGCGCGCCCGAGCCGCCAAAACGAGGCGGCGGGAGGGGGCGAGCCCGTAATGTTGACCGCCCCAGAGTTCGGCCAGCACCGTGAAGGCTCCGGCCCGGAGCGCTTCCTCGAGCGCCCAAAGGGTTTGGTCGGCGCCATGGGTCCGCACCACGATCATGCGGTCCGGGTCGAGGCCATGGGCTTGCAGCCCAGGCCGGTAGGGATCGCCGCTCTCGCTGGCGGCGCGATCGTCGACGATCCAGATCAGCATGCCGCTCCCCGCGAGGCAGCGCGATGCCACCGCCAGCGCGAAACCCGAGGCAGCCGCTTCATCCCGCGCCGTCTCGGGCACGATTTCGTGCAATGCGCCGGCCCTGAGTCCACCGCCGAGCAGGCCATCCAGCCCCTCGGAGCCGAGCGGAACGAGCCGCTTGCCGCGCCGGGCCGCGCCGGGCCGCCGCGGCGACGGGCCTGGCGTCACCGTGCCGATCCGCATGGCGCGCACGTCCGCAGCCGGAACCCCCGCCTCGATTCTGGCGATGGCCGCACGCAAAAAGGTGACGTGTTCCGTTCTGCCGCTCGGCGACATCGGTCAAAGCCTCAAGTTCGTTCTCTATTTGTTCTTATAGATTCCGGGGTTCGGGGTGGGAGTCAAGCGAAAGAGTCCGGGCTTTTGGCGATCGCGAGGCCGCCTCTCTACGGCGCGAAGAGAGGATCGAACAAGCTGGGGAAAAGCGTCGAGCCGAACCGCGTCACATGGTCCTGATCGGCGTAAAGCGCGTGACCCTCGCGCGCGACCGCACAGGTGGCGCCATCGCAGAGGGCCGTAAAGGGATCGATCGTCTCGAATGTCTGCGTCTTATGCAGATCGGATAGGATCGCGGTCGTCCCGGCCAGGGCGGCGCGTGCCGCAGCCTCGCTCTGCAAGGGCGGCGGGGGCTCGTGGTGCAATGCTGCCAGCGCGAGGCTGCGCGGCACGTCATAAAGCGCTGCGGGCGACGGCAGGATCACGACCACCCGTCGACCGCGCTGGGTGAGCGCCGCGATCGTGTCTCCGAGGGCCGGGAGATCGTGCGTGAAGGAGGTCCAATTGCCGCCGATCAGCACCGTTTTGAGCGCGGGGTGGGCCTCGATGAAGGCGAGCGCCTCCTTGTTGAAAGCGGCGCAGCCAGGACTATCCGGGACGCTCACGCCGAGAAGCGGCGGGCAGCGGCTGAGCAGCAGGCTGATGCCCGCCACCCGATGCGGGTCGGCCGCGAGGCCGAGCGCCGGCACCCACATGCGCGCGAAGGAGTTGCCCCAGACCGCGACGGTCGGCTCGACACCGGGCCGACCCCATCGACAAACGTCGGCGTGCATGTCGCTCGGCCGGCACTCGCCCTTGACGGTGTCGAATTGCCCGTTCGCCAGGGTGAGGACGGGCGCGGGCAGGCGGGTCAGTGTGAGTTTGTCCTGCCCCACCAGATTGAGCACGAGGCCGAGAGCCGCAGCCCCGATCACCCCAGCGAGACAGGCCGCGAGCAAGCTCCGTCGTCCCGCGAGCCAGCGCCGCGCGATGATGGGGCGCTCGACGAGCCACCACGACAGAAGCGACAGCAGCACCGTCAGGGCGATCAGGCCCAGCCGTTCGGCGAAGGGCAGCGGGGTCGTGCGCCCGTAACCGGCCAGCATGAGGACGGGCCAATGCCAAAGATAAAGCGCGTAGGACAGCCGCCCGACGAATGCCAACGGAGCCGCGCCAAGACGGCGGTTCACGCTCGGCTGGTGAGGTCCGTTGCCGGCCGCTATCAGCAGCGCGGCCCCGAGGCAAGACGGCAGCGCGGCGGCCCCGGGAAACGGTGTGGCGGGGGAGAGCAGCAGGAAGCCGGCCGCGATCAACCCGAGCCCGAGCCAGGCTTGTGCGGCGCGGACCACCGGCCCGAGGCGCGACATCGCAGGGATCAGCACCAAGGCGCTCCCGGCCAAAAACTCCCAGAGGCGGGTCGGCAGCAGATAGAAGGTGCTTTCCGGTCGATGCGCGACGCCCCACAGGCTCGCCGCGAACGAGAGGCCGGCGAGGATCACGAACCCCGTCCGACGCCATCCGGGGTGTCGAAGCCCGGCGAGCCAGAGCCAGGGAAACACGATGTAGAACTGGGCTTCGAGCGCCAGGGACCATGTGTGCAGGGTGGGCTGAACCGCGAGGCCACCTGCCGCAAAATAATCATTCGCCAGGGTCGAAAAGTAGATATTCGACGTGAAAGTCGCGGCATTGATGAAGCCGAGACCGATCGACTTGAGGTCGTTCGGCAGCAGGGTCGTGCTGGCGAGCGCCGAGACGATCAGCACCAGCAGGAAGGCCGGCAGAATTCGCCGGGCCCGACGCTCGTAAAAGGACACCATCGAAAAGGTGCCTCGCGTCGTCTCGGTGTCGAGGATCGAGGCGATCAGAAAACCGGAGATCACGAAGAAGAGATCGACGCCCGTATAGCCGCCGGGGGGCCAGAACCCGAAGTGGAACAGGATGACGCCGATGACGGCGATCGCCCGCAACCCGTCGATATCGGCCCGGTAGGGGCGGGGTGAGGTGTTCGGGGCGAACCGCGCGGCGCCGGGCGCGGGTTTGACGTGCATCTCACCTCGTCGACGCTGATGAACCGCAGGGCCGCCTCATCTGGCGGACAAAAGCGCGACTGTCCACTAGAACCAGCATGGGATTGCTGGCAGACCGTTTTTCATGACCTTGCCTCTTCGACGTGTGCGATCGGCGCTTCGCGCCTTCATGAACAGCGAAGCCAGCGGCGGCCTCGTGCTGATGGCCTGCGCGGCCTTGGCGCTCGTGGTCGCCAATTCGCCGCTGGCGAGCCTTTATACCGGTACGCTGGAGGCGCATGCCGGCGGCCTCAGCACCCTGCATTGGATCAACGATGGCTTGATGGCCGTGTTCTTCCTGCTGGTCGGGCTTGAGATCAAGCGCGAGTTTCTACACGGACAACTCAGAACCTGGCGCGCCCGGGCGCTGCCCGGCATTGGAGCGGTCGGTGGCATGATCGTGCCGGCTCTCGTCTTCGTCGGCATCAATCTCGCGCAGCCCGCCACTCTGCGCGGGTGGGCCATTCCGGCCGCCACCGATATCGCCTTCGCGCTTGGGGTGCTGGCCTTGCTGGGGGATCGCGTTCCGGCCTCCCTCAAGGTGTTTCTGACCGCCCTGGCGGTCTTGGACGACCTTGGGGCCGTCTTGATCATCGCGCTGTTCTACACCTCCGATTTGTCGTTGCCGATGTTGGGCGCGGCGGCCGTGGCCGTGGTGGCGCTGTTCGGCCTGAATCGGTTCGGCGTCCGGCGTTTGTGGCCTTACCTGCTGATCGGCGCATTGCTCTGGTGGCTTGTCCTGCGCTCCGGCGTTCATGCGACGATCGCGGGCGTGTTGCTGGCGCTGACGATCCCGGCCGAGGCGGCGGGACAGATGGGCGAACACGCGGACGAGTCGCCGCTGCATCGCTTGGAAGAGGCCCTGTCACCGTGGGTGGCGTTCCTGATTCTGCCGATCTTCGCCTTTGCCAATGCGGGTGTCTCGATCGGTGCCGACGCCATTGCGGGCCTGACCAATCCGGTGACGCTCGGGGTCGCGCTTGGCCTGTTTTTCGGCAAGCAAGTCGGTGTCCTGGGCAGCGTCTGGATCGCGGTGACGACCCGGATCGCCAGCCGCCCGTCGAAGGCCGGTTGGATACACATCTACGGCGTGGCGTTGCTCTGCGGTATCGGGTTCACCATGAGCTTGTTCATCGGGCTGCTCGCCTTCGCGGCGACACCGGAATTTCAGACCGATACCAAGATCGGTGTTTTGCTGGGTTCGATCCTGTCGGCCTGCGCCGGTGCC includes:
- a CDS encoding Y-family DNA polymerase, with the protein product MTTTYLSVWLSHLPTDRLKRLGPGLKRNGGRSGDAPAQPGLVTLAKIKGAQRVVAVDAVAAAHAVKSGMTLADARAIHPGLAVADADPRSEAATLDAIGAWCGRFTPLVALDGADGLVLDIGGAAHLFGGPEALVRLLESGLAAQGFTAQAAIAETPEAAWALARFGTVKIAPVSTGKDFAKQMAALPLAALRLEQATIQSLAQAGLRRVGDLVWRPRAPLAARFGNRLFERLDAVMGQLKNPISPRFDPPAFVVEQVFASPIAQREAIEGTLLALSGHLCGLLERHQKGARGLVATLFRVDGVVKRIAVGTSRPLDQPDAMARLFRERIDAIGEDGLDTGYGFDLVRLAVHEAETLPLQQTDLVPEEEALPDIEDLGDLVDRLGARLGLRRVTRLQTEDRHGPEFAVMAVPAVTVPMMPAGLDRPFAKPTRPNPDPLSRPIRLFARPEPIETIAGIPDGPPVQFKWRRNTHEVTAIEGPERIAPEWWKHDRNDRLAETRDYFRAEDRHGRRFWLFREGLFGSGQQASHQASHQASNDERSSDHAPLSPEPSRLPRWYVHGLFG
- a CDS encoding ImuA family protein, which translates into the protein MSPSGRTEHVTFLRAAIARIEAGVPAADVRAMRIGTVTPGPSPRRPGAARRGKRLVPLGSEGLDGLLGGGLRAGALHEIVPETARDEAAASGFALAVASRCLAGSGMLIWIVDDRAASESGDPYRPGLQAHGLDPDRMIVVRTHGADQTLWALEEALRAGAFTVLAELWGGQHYGLAPSRRLVLAARARGGTGLLLHAGLPGAATLSSGSETRFAVAAHPSPHLASAGGRMPIPGQAVFGVRLDKLRNAATDFDTSRIHPLVWTPEQRCFHDHDLSLGVAFSSADRSPEAARPRPQAQRRAKR
- a CDS encoding acyltransferase family protein, which gives rise to MHVKPAPGAARFAPNTSPRPYRADIDGLRAIAVIGVILFHFGFWPPGGYTGVDLFFVISGFLIASILDTETTRGTFSMVSFYERRARRILPAFLLVLIVSALASTTLLPNDLKSIGLGFINAATFTSNIYFSTLANDYFAAGGLAVQPTLHTWSLALEAQFYIVFPWLWLAGLRHPGWRRTGFVILAGLSFAASLWGVAHRPESTFYLLPTRLWEFLAGSALVLIPAMSRLGPVVRAAQAWLGLGLIAAGFLLLSPATPFPGAAALPSCLGAALLIAAGNGPHQPSVNRRLGAAPLAFVGRLSYALYLWHWPVLMLAGYGRTTPLPFAERLGLIALTVLLSLLSWWLVERPIIARRWLAGRRSLLAACLAGVIGAAALGLVLNLVGQDKLTLTRLPAPVLTLANGQFDTVKGECRPSDMHADVCRWGRPGVEPTVAVWGNSFARMWVPALGLAADPHRVAGISLLLSRCPPLLGVSVPDSPGCAAFNKEALAFIEAHPALKTVLIGGNWTSFTHDLPALGDTIAALTQRGRRVVVILPSPAALYDVPRSLALAALHHEPPPPLQSEAAARAALAGTTAILSDLHKTQTFETIDPFTALCDGATCAVAREGHALYADQDHVTRFGSTLFPSLFDPLFAP
- the nhaA gene encoding Na+/H+ antiporter NhaA — protein: MTLPLRRVRSALRAFMNSEASGGLVLMACAALALVVANSPLASLYTGTLEAHAGGLSTLHWINDGLMAVFFLLVGLEIKREFLHGQLRTWRARALPGIGAVGGMIVPALVFVGINLAQPATLRGWAIPAATDIAFALGVLALLGDRVPASLKVFLTALAVLDDLGAVLIIALFYTSDLSLPMLGAAAVAVVALFGLNRFGVRRLWPYLLIGALLWWLVLRSGVHATIAGVLLALTIPAEAAGQMGEHADESPLHRLEEALSPWVAFLILPIFAFANAGVSIGADAIAGLTNPVTLGVALGLFFGKQVGVLGSVWIAVTTRIASRPSKAGWIHIYGVALLCGIGFTMSLFIGLLAFAATPEFQTDTKIGVLLGSILSACAGALVLRLAPRRVSTTSRGQRLT